The following proteins come from a genomic window of Rubinisphaera margarita:
- the ptsP gene encoding phosphoenolpyruvate--protein phosphotransferase yields the protein MITRNGIAVSPGVAVGDALVMGSEDFRIPQRFIPRRIVDQELERLRQALDGVSTEILENERLANEALGQQYGAIFGAHLQMAQDPKLISEVELLIKDRCYSPEFAASRTLRKYARQFQALGNAYFAERAADIYDLEKRILRHLLGEQRESLAELTQPVIVLAHNLTPSETAGLKKDVVLGFATEVGGRTSHTAILAAALEIPAIVGLGPFLADVSGGDTVVVDGTSGEFIIEPDDDTLWRINEVRQKYKSVAARRRQMRDLVSETKDGARISLMGNIEFPQEAEQCEQKGADGIGLYRTEFLYLGRDSIPTEEDHYNAYTEVISAFKDQPITIRTLDLGADKIPGWIRRSYGDDSNPALGLRSIRMSLHDMDMFKTQIRAVLRASVGAKVGIMFPLVSSLLEFRQARLIVREVMEDLEEQKIPFNSEVSLGIMVEVPATVLMAEEFAREVDFFSIGTNDLIQYTLAADRSDPQVAKWHNPADPAIIRMIDMVVKAAKNHDIPVSVCGQMSSDPRCVPLLIGMGIRQISVSPHAIPEIKEVIRNLTIKKAESIAAYAKQQELARDVESFLNRELRKLVPENVK from the coding sequence ATGATTACTAGAAACGGAATAGCCGTCTCCCCCGGCGTCGCGGTCGGCGATGCGCTCGTGATGGGGAGTGAAGACTTCCGCATCCCGCAGCGTTTCATCCCCCGCCGGATTGTCGATCAGGAGTTGGAACGGCTGCGGCAGGCGCTCGACGGGGTTTCCACGGAGATCCTCGAGAACGAGCGGCTCGCCAACGAAGCTCTCGGGCAGCAGTACGGAGCCATCTTCGGAGCCCATCTTCAGATGGCGCAGGATCCGAAGCTGATTTCTGAAGTCGAACTGCTCATCAAGGATCGCTGCTACAGCCCGGAGTTCGCAGCCAGCCGCACGCTGCGCAAGTATGCCCGGCAATTCCAGGCCCTCGGCAACGCGTACTTCGCGGAACGGGCCGCGGATATTTACGACCTGGAAAAGCGGATCCTCCGCCACCTCCTGGGTGAGCAGCGGGAAAGTCTGGCCGAACTCACACAACCGGTTATCGTGCTGGCGCACAACCTCACGCCCAGCGAAACCGCCGGCCTGAAGAAGGACGTTGTCCTCGGGTTCGCCACGGAAGTTGGCGGACGGACCAGCCACACGGCGATTCTCGCGGCTGCTCTTGAGATCCCGGCAATCGTCGGTCTTGGTCCCTTTCTGGCCGACGTTTCGGGCGGCGATACCGTGGTCGTCGATGGCACGAGCGGCGAGTTCATCATCGAGCCGGATGACGACACGCTCTGGCGTATCAACGAAGTTCGACAGAAGTACAAGTCGGTGGCCGCTCGCCGTCGACAGATGCGTGATCTCGTCTCGGAAACGAAAGATGGCGCCCGCATCAGCCTGATGGGCAACATCGAGTTTCCTCAGGAAGCCGAGCAGTGCGAACAGAAGGGAGCTGACGGTATCGGATTGTATCGAACCGAGTTCCTCTACCTCGGCCGCGACTCGATTCCGACGGAAGAAGATCACTACAACGCCTACACGGAGGTCATCTCGGCTTTCAAGGATCAGCCGATCACCATCCGGACCCTCGACCTGGGAGCCGACAAAATCCCCGGTTGGATCCGACGATCCTATGGAGACGATTCCAATCCGGCGCTCGGGCTCCGCAGTATCCGGATGAGTCTGCACGACATGGACATGTTCAAAACGCAGATTCGCGCCGTCCTGCGCGCTTCCGTGGGGGCCAAAGTCGGCATCATGTTCCCGCTCGTCTCCTCCCTGCTCGAATTTCGCCAGGCCCGGCTGATCGTTCGCGAAGTGATGGAAGACCTGGAAGAACAGAAGATTCCGTTCAACAGCGAGGTCTCCCTCGGCATAATGGTCGAAGTCCCGGCGACGGTTCTCATGGCCGAAGAATTCGCTCGCGAGGTCGATTTCTTCTCGATCGGCACCAACGATCTGATCCAGTACACGCTCGCTGCGGATCGGTCCGATCCTCAGGTCGCCAAATGGCACAACCCGGCTGATCCGGCGATCATTCGCATGATCGACATGGTGGTCAAGGCGGCCAAGAATCACGACATTCCAGTGTCGGTCTGCGGCCAGATGAGTTCCGATCCCCGTTGCGTGCCGCTGCTGATTGGCATGGGCATCCGTCAGATCAGTGTCAGCCCGCACGCGATTCCGGAAATCAAGGAAGTGATTCGCAACCTGACGATCAAAAAGGCCGAGTCGATTGCCGCGTACGCCAAGCAGCAGGAACTCGCCCGCGACGTCGAAAGCTTCCTCAATCGGGAACTCCGCAAACTCGTCCCCGAGAACGTGAAGTAA
- a CDS encoding family 16 glycoside hydrolase, which produces MRFYLYSLLTLCVGLAAGAAQAEEPGFKSLFNGKDLSGWDGNPELWSVEDGVITGKTNGPDHLKYNQFLIWKGGEVADFELRVEFRLEGDNNSGVQYRSQLKEDVGPWSVGGYQADMHPNPQYTAMLYDERGRGIVAKRGEKVTVTADGKKNAEKLDVEVDQKDLTEWHELTIIARGKRLIHKVDGVVAVEIIDDQPSEREMKGLLAFQVHRGPAMKVQFRNVRLREIGKKKENTKAEKPAMKRPDKEESTAAKQDDDDEPKAMATPIADMKIAKDFQVELLYSVPPDVEGSWVSMCTDPKGRLIVCDQYGGLFRVTVPPLGTTEGLKVEKINADIGEAQGLFWAFDSLYVSVNKAKQYEGGLYRVTDSDGDDNLDTVKMLRPLHGTGEHGPHAVFHTQDKKGLYVVCGNRTDLTEIDQSRVPTHWDEDLLLPRPYGRGFMKGTPAPGGYICRINPEGTEWELVATGFRNQYDAALNTEGEMFTYDADMEWDVNTPWYRPTRICHVVSGAEFGWRNGGGKWPVYYQDSVPPTINIGPGSPTGVTFGYGAKFPQKYQKAFFASDWSYGKLYAVHLEPDGASYAATAEEFITGTPLPLTDLVVNPKDGAMYFAIGGRKVQSGLYRVTYKGSESTKPIEGYKVTEDLDDPNAVARTTRRQLETLHLGDHPDAVKKAWPFLNDKDRFVRFAARIAIEHRPTSEWKEKALQAKQPWEALNGLMALARSYERDEKVSGKDAEIDRALPEWSSDQEYGREELTEILDAVNSLDWSKLNEAQKLTAMRVYTIAFVRLGPPSHDQRQQLIEKFSPMVPARSYPLNSEYAQMLVYLQAPAAAEKVVGLLQKAPTQEEQIDYAKSLRHLTTGWTPELQETYFKWFNRASQYRGGASFSLFVQHIREDALAHVDEEAKERLKPILEATPEESNTLASTESRPFVKDWKMEELVPLLDEKLKNRDFEHGRQMFAAANCFACHRFDEQGGAIGPDLTALAGRFSKKDILESIVLPSKQISDQYAAVQIVTIDGKVVIGRIVNLAGNTYRINTNMMNPDEMAVVKREDIEEMEPAKTSMMPNALLNTLNEEEILDLMAYLLSRGDRSNEMFKQE; this is translated from the coding sequence GTGCGATTTTATCTGTATTCTCTGCTGACTCTCTGCGTGGGCCTCGCGGCCGGAGCAGCCCAGGCCGAAGAGCCGGGGTTCAAGTCGTTATTTAACGGGAAGGATCTTTCCGGCTGGGATGGGAATCCCGAGTTGTGGTCCGTCGAAGATGGCGTCATCACCGGCAAAACCAACGGGCCCGACCATCTGAAGTATAACCAGTTCCTCATCTGGAAAGGGGGCGAGGTCGCCGATTTTGAACTTCGTGTCGAGTTCCGTCTCGAAGGAGACAATAACTCCGGCGTTCAGTATCGCAGCCAGCTGAAGGAAGATGTCGGCCCCTGGTCGGTCGGCGGCTATCAGGCTGATATGCACCCGAATCCGCAGTACACGGCCATGCTGTACGACGAACGCGGTCGGGGCATTGTCGCTAAACGAGGCGAAAAAGTGACCGTCACCGCAGACGGTAAAAAGAACGCCGAGAAGCTCGACGTCGAAGTCGATCAGAAAGATCTGACCGAATGGCACGAGCTCACAATTATTGCTCGCGGCAAGCGACTGATCCATAAGGTTGATGGCGTTGTCGCCGTCGAAATTATCGACGATCAGCCCTCCGAACGGGAAATGAAGGGCCTGCTGGCGTTTCAGGTTCATCGTGGACCAGCCATGAAAGTGCAGTTCCGTAACGTTCGACTCCGCGAAATCGGCAAGAAGAAAGAGAATACCAAAGCCGAAAAGCCGGCGATGAAGCGTCCCGACAAGGAAGAATCGACGGCTGCGAAGCAGGACGACGATGATGAACCGAAAGCGATGGCGACTCCGATCGCTGATATGAAGATCGCCAAAGATTTTCAGGTGGAACTGCTCTACTCGGTTCCCCCTGATGTCGAGGGCTCGTGGGTTTCGATGTGTACCGATCCCAAAGGTCGGCTGATTGTCTGCGATCAGTACGGGGGACTCTTTCGCGTCACGGTTCCGCCGCTCGGTACGACTGAAGGGCTGAAAGTCGAAAAAATCAATGCCGACATCGGCGAAGCTCAGGGACTTTTCTGGGCGTTCGACTCGCTGTATGTCTCCGTGAATAAAGCCAAGCAGTACGAAGGCGGCCTCTATCGAGTGACCGATTCCGATGGCGACGACAACCTCGACACCGTCAAAATGCTGCGCCCGCTGCATGGAACTGGCGAACACGGTCCCCACGCTGTGTTTCATACGCAGGACAAGAAGGGGCTCTATGTCGTTTGCGGGAACCGCACGGATCTGACCGAAATCGATCAGTCCCGCGTGCCGACGCACTGGGATGAAGATCTGCTGCTGCCTCGTCCGTATGGTCGTGGCTTCATGAAAGGGACCCCTGCTCCGGGCGGATACATCTGCCGCATCAATCCGGAAGGAACCGAGTGGGAACTGGTCGCGACCGGATTCCGCAATCAGTACGACGCTGCCCTCAACACAGAAGGCGAGATGTTTACCTACGATGCCGACATGGAATGGGATGTGAATACGCCCTGGTATCGTCCGACCCGCATTTGTCACGTCGTCAGCGGAGCCGAGTTCGGCTGGCGGAACGGCGGCGGCAAGTGGCCGGTTTACTATCAGGACAGCGTTCCTCCGACGATCAACATCGGCCCCGGTTCTCCGACCGGCGTGACCTTCGGGTACGGGGCGAAGTTCCCGCAGAAGTATCAGAAAGCGTTCTTCGCCAGCGACTGGAGTTACGGCAAGCTTTACGCCGTGCATCTCGAGCCGGATGGAGCTTCGTACGCGGCAACGGCTGAAGAGTTCATCACCGGAACTCCGCTGCCGCTGACCGACCTGGTTGTGAATCCGAAAGATGGGGCGATGTACTTCGCCATCGGCGGCCGGAAGGTGCAGTCGGGGCTGTATCGCGTGACTTACAAAGGCTCGGAATCAACGAAGCCGATCGAAGGTTACAAGGTTACCGAAGATCTCGACGACCCGAACGCCGTGGCACGGACCACTCGCCGTCAGCTGGAAACGCTCCACCTGGGCGATCACCCCGATGCCGTTAAGAAAGCCTGGCCGTTCCTCAACGACAAGGACCGCTTCGTTCGCTTCGCCGCTCGGATCGCCATCGAGCATCGTCCAACGAGCGAATGGAAAGAGAAAGCCCTGCAGGCCAAGCAGCCATGGGAAGCTCTGAATGGTCTGATGGCGCTGGCTCGTTCTTATGAACGTGACGAAAAGGTGTCCGGAAAGGATGCCGAGATCGATCGCGCTTTGCCCGAGTGGAGCTCCGATCAGGAATACGGCCGCGAAGAGCTGACGGAAATTCTGGACGCCGTGAACAGTCTCGACTGGTCGAAGCTGAACGAAGCTCAGAAGCTGACCGCGATGCGGGTCTACACGATCGCCTTCGTGCGACTCGGCCCCCCGTCGCATGACCAGCGTCAGCAGCTGATCGAGAAGTTCAGCCCGATGGTGCCGGCTCGCTCGTATCCGTTGAACTCGGAATACGCTCAGATGCTGGTTTACCTGCAGGCTCCGGCCGCCGCTGAGAAAGTGGTCGGACTGCTGCAGAAGGCGCCGACTCAGGAAGAACAGATCGACTACGCCAAGTCGCTGCGTCATCTGACGACCGGCTGGACTCCGGAATTGCAGGAGACGTACTTCAAGTGGTTCAACCGGGCTTCGCAGTATCGCGGCGGCGCGAGCTTCAGCCTGTTCGTTCAGCACATTCGCGAAGATGCACTGGCTCATGTCGATGAAGAAGCCAAAGAACGTCTGAAGCCGATCCTGGAAGCCACGCCCGAAGAGTCGAACACGCTGGCTTCGACCGAATCCCGTCCGTTTGTGAAGGACTGGAAGATGGAAGAGCTGGTTCCGCTGCTCGACGAGAAGCTGAAAAACCGCGACTTCGAGCACGGCCGTCAGATGTTTGCTGCCGCGAATTGCTTCGCCTGCCATCGTTTCGACGAACAGGGGGGAGCCATCGGACCGGACCTGACCGCTCTGGCTGGCCGCTTCAGCAAGAAGGACATCCTCGAATCGATCGTCCTGCCGAGCAAGCAGATCAGCGATCAATACGCAGCCGTGCAGATTGTCACGATCGACGGCAAGGTGGTCATCGGCCGAATCGTCAACCTGGCCGGCAACACGTACCGGATCAACACCAACATGATGAACCCGGACGAGATGGCCGTCGTGAAGCGGGAAGACATCGAAGAGATGGAACCGGCCAAAACGTCGATGATGCCCAACGCACTGCTTAATACGCTCAATGAAGAGGAGATCCTCGACCTGATGGCGTATCTGCTGTCGCGCGGCGATCGCAGCAACGAAATGTTCAAGCAGGAATAA
- the recJ gene encoding single-stranded-DNA-specific exonuclease RecJ, whose amino-acid sequence MPREWQFVSHDTGLVKSLAGQMRCSSLLAQVLLSRGFSTAEDAKGFLSAKLATLQDPEVLPGVAEAADLMAEAVRQKRRITIYGDYDVDGMTSTSILYHCITQAGGTVDYYIPCRMEEGYGLNCDAIRELHEADPERLVVTVDCGICSVKEADLARELGLDLIITDHHTIPDELPRAKVLVHPRLPGGEECFPHLCGAGVAFKLAWAVSKRLGDGQRSSERMREFLKSAVGLAMIGTVADVVPLVGENRLIVKYGLDTLRQQAGPGLAAMLQVIGLDKKSCVTAEDIAFGISPRLNAAGRLGQARLAVDLLTTNQTDRAAQLATYLDGLNKQRQTVERKILKQAREEIQQHPEWLEQPCLVIGHHDWHVGVIGIVASRIAEQYEKPTIMIALNSSTGIGQGSGRTFGEVNLHAAVTTGVDLLETFGGHPAAIGLKLRADRLDEFRERINGQPVLMSEAKIANPRRIDAEVTLGELSVRAIKELEYLGPFGCENDRPIFVSTGLELAEEPKTMGEGGRHLAIRVKHYGATMRAISFGRGEWAEEMAAAQGRLSVCFKPIINEFRGRESVELQIIDWRADGAPPPQSRRTATVAAVDGQDC is encoded by the coding sequence ATGCCGCGGGAATGGCAATTTGTCAGTCACGATACCGGGCTGGTTAAGTCACTGGCGGGTCAGATGCGCTGTTCTTCGCTGCTCGCCCAGGTTCTCCTTTCCCGGGGATTCTCTACGGCGGAAGACGCCAAAGGGTTCCTTTCCGCCAAGCTGGCCACCCTGCAGGATCCGGAAGTTCTGCCGGGTGTCGCGGAAGCGGCCGATCTGATGGCCGAAGCTGTTCGTCAGAAGCGGCGAATCACCATCTACGGCGACTACGACGTCGACGGTATGACTTCGACATCGATCCTTTACCACTGCATCACGCAGGCCGGCGGCACGGTCGACTACTACATCCCCTGCCGCATGGAGGAAGGCTACGGCCTGAACTGCGATGCTATTCGCGAGCTCCACGAAGCCGATCCTGAGCGGCTCGTGGTCACGGTCGACTGCGGCATCTGCAGCGTCAAAGAAGCCGATCTGGCTCGCGAACTCGGCCTCGATCTGATCATCACCGATCACCACACCATTCCGGACGAACTTCCCCGGGCGAAGGTCCTCGTGCATCCCCGGCTGCCGGGCGGCGAAGAGTGCTTCCCCCATCTGTGCGGAGCCGGCGTGGCGTTCAAGCTCGCCTGGGCGGTCAGCAAGCGGCTCGGCGATGGACAGCGTTCCAGCGAGCGGATGCGGGAATTCCTCAAGAGTGCCGTCGGACTGGCGATGATCGGAACCGTCGCCGATGTCGTCCCGCTCGTTGGCGAAAACCGACTCATCGTGAAATACGGCCTCGATACGCTGCGACAACAGGCCGGACCGGGTCTGGCGGCCATGCTGCAGGTCATCGGGCTCGACAAAAAGTCGTGCGTCACTGCTGAAGACATCGCTTTTGGAATCTCGCCGCGTCTGAACGCAGCCGGCCGACTCGGGCAGGCGCGACTGGCGGTCGACCTGCTGACGACTAACCAGACCGATCGAGCGGCTCAACTGGCGACGTATCTCGATGGACTCAACAAACAACGGCAAACCGTTGAACGCAAGATCCTCAAGCAGGCCCGCGAAGAGATCCAGCAGCACCCGGAATGGCTCGAACAGCCCTGTCTGGTGATTGGCCACCATGACTGGCATGTCGGTGTCATTGGCATTGTCGCCAGCCGAATTGCCGAACAGTACGAGAAGCCGACGATCATGATCGCGCTGAACTCCAGCACGGGCATCGGACAGGGCTCCGGCCGGACGTTTGGCGAAGTCAACCTGCACGCTGCCGTGACCACCGGAGTGGATCTGCTGGAAACGTTCGGCGGGCATCCGGCGGCCATCGGCCTGAAGCTTCGCGCGGACCGTCTCGACGAATTCCGCGAGCGGATCAACGGACAACCGGTTCTCATGAGTGAAGCAAAAATCGCGAATCCCCGCCGCATCGATGCCGAAGTGACCCTGGGTGAACTCTCCGTCCGCGCCATCAAGGAACTGGAGTATCTCGGCCCGTTTGGCTGCGAGAACGATCGGCCCATCTTCGTCTCGACCGGTCTGGAGCTGGCCGAGGAACCGAAGACGATGGGCGAAGGCGGGCGGCATCTGGCCATCCGCGTGAAGCACTATGGCGCCACCATGCGGGCGATTTCATTCGGACGGGGCGAATGGGCCGAAGAGATGGCGGCGGCTCAGGGCCGGCTGTCGGTCTGCTTCAAACCGATCATCAACGAATTCCGCGGCCGCGAGAGCGTGGAGTTGCAGATCATCGACTGGCGTGCCGATGGCGCACCCCCGCCTCAGAGCCGACGGACAGCGACCGTCGCGGCTGTCGATGGCCAGGACTGCTGA
- the sppA gene encoding signal peptide peptidase SppA, translating into MLLKLPSTLCLCLCGLLLTAQIADAQSSRRPARVGSSVVKATAAEKSKDEESEEAATKIRWAEIELSGMLSEGPSLPGLFGEIGQSLTQISDRLDRAAKDDTVDAVVLKITNPLIGLGSVHELRTKILSVRESGKPVHALLETALTTDYLIATACDKIYMPEPGMLLMTGLRAEVSFYKNLFDMLDVEVDVLRVGKYKAAAEPYTRTEMSPEFRQEINDLLDSQYSIICKMIAESRDMSVEDVKKAIDNGPHTSTTAKEYGLIDEIRYADELEDIARDGDEDAEFTLVQRYGKEKVDTNFEGFTGMMKMMNLMMGVDPSKKKSVAPQIAVIYANGSIMSGRGTSGPFGDEIIGSETMVKTIREAAENDRVKAIVLRVNSPGGSAVASDLIWRALEQVDKPVVVSMGDVAASGGYYISMGADHIYAEPGTITGSIGVVGGKLALEGLFEKLGITTSYVTRGENSGALSIMQPFSESERKAMQRTMNEIYEIFVTKAAAGREMDVDELKELAGGRIYTGEVAVENGLVDDLGTLDDAFKKAKELAGLENAKDVDRLLLPKPTSPFEQLFGPLDTEVKQDVATSVVQDLLPAELTAELRRAMIINELSATDPRLLLMPFQLRFK; encoded by the coding sequence ATGCTGTTGAAACTTCCTTCCACACTTTGCCTCTGCCTCTGCGGATTGCTGCTGACCGCGCAGATTGCCGATGCCCAATCCTCCCGCCGGCCGGCTCGTGTCGGCAGTTCGGTGGTTAAAGCCACGGCAGCGGAAAAGAGCAAAGACGAGGAGAGCGAAGAAGCCGCGACCAAGATCCGCTGGGCCGAGATCGAACTCTCCGGCATGCTGTCCGAAGGGCCGTCGCTGCCGGGACTGTTCGGTGAGATTGGCCAGTCGCTGACGCAGATCTCCGATCGACTCGACCGGGCCGCTAAAGACGACACCGTCGACGCCGTGGTCCTTAAGATCACCAATCCGCTCATCGGCCTGGGATCCGTTCATGAGTTGCGGACGAAGATCCTCAGCGTCCGCGAGTCTGGCAAGCCGGTTCATGCTCTGCTCGAAACAGCGCTGACCACCGACTATCTCATCGCGACCGCCTGCGACAAGATCTACATGCCGGAGCCGGGCATGCTGCTGATGACCGGACTGCGAGCCGAAGTCAGCTTCTACAAGAATCTGTTCGACATGCTCGATGTCGAAGTCGATGTGCTGCGTGTCGGAAAGTACAAGGCAGCCGCCGAACCTTACACCCGCACCGAAATGAGTCCTGAATTCCGTCAGGAAATCAACGACCTGCTCGACAGTCAGTACAGCATTATCTGCAAGATGATTGCCGAGTCGCGGGACATGTCGGTCGAAGACGTGAAGAAGGCGATCGACAACGGACCGCATACTTCTACGACCGCGAAAGAGTACGGTCTCATCGACGAAATCCGCTACGCTGATGAACTCGAAGACATCGCCCGCGACGGCGATGAAGACGCCGAGTTCACTCTGGTACAGCGTTACGGCAAAGAGAAGGTGGACACCAACTTTGAAGGGTTCACCGGCATGATGAAGATGATGAATCTGATGATGGGCGTCGATCCGAGCAAGAAGAAATCGGTTGCTCCGCAGATCGCCGTCATCTATGCCAACGGATCGATCATGAGCGGACGCGGCACCAGTGGCCCGTTCGGCGACGAAATCATCGGCTCGGAAACGATGGTCAAGACCATTCGGGAAGCAGCCGAGAACGACCGCGTGAAGGCCATCGTCCTGCGAGTCAACAGCCCGGGCGGAAGTGCCGTGGCCAGCGACTTGATCTGGCGGGCCCTCGAGCAGGTCGACAAGCCGGTTGTCGTCAGCATGGGTGATGTCGCGGCCAGTGGCGGTTACTACATCTCCATGGGAGCCGATCACATTTACGCGGAACCGGGAACCATTACCGGGTCCATCGGAGTTGTCGGCGGCAAGCTGGCTCTCGAAGGTCTCTTCGAAAAGCTCGGCATCACAACGTCCTACGTGACCCGCGGCGAGAACTCCGGCGCGTTGAGCATCATGCAGCCGTTCAGCGAATCGGAACGCAAGGCGATGCAGCGGACGATGAACGAGATCTACGAGATCTTCGTGACCAAAGCCGCAGCCGGCCGTGAAATGGATGTCGACGAACTCAAGGAACTCGCGGGCGGTCGCATCTACACCGGTGAAGTCGCCGTCGAGAATGGTCTGGTCGATGACCTCGGCACCCTCGACGATGCCTTCAAGAAGGCGAAGGAACTGGCCGGGCTGGAGAATGCGAAAGACGTCGACCGTCTGCTGCTGCCGAAACCGACCAGTCCGTTCGAGCAGCTGTTCGGCCCGCTCGATACCGAAGTGAAACAGGACGTGGCGACCTCGGTCGTGCAGGACCTGCTCCCTGCGGAACTGACCGCCGAACTCCGACGGGCCATGATCATCAACGAACTCTCGGCCACTGATCCCCGCCTGCTGCTGATGCCATTTCAGCTGCGATTCAAATAA